One genomic window of Actinoplanes lobatus includes the following:
- a CDS encoding LamG-like jellyroll fold domain-containing protein: MKVPRSRLFAVLLALLLAAGSMSPMPARAAAVDDGRLNVLLFYKPNFHASNVQARQAVRDLANQLGTQYDQPVEIQETDDPAAFTTSNLAARDTVVFAQTGGVLFNAAQRSALEAYIRGGGGFMGLHYTGWSVGESEHDVNPFYARLVGAVSEGHPENPGVRPGRAVVRDASHPLTQGVPATITRSDEWYDWVVNPAPNVRTLIEADEASYGGGHQGTLHPVTWCQKIDSGRSWYTSMGHEGTAYSEAYMLAQMKNGLAYAAGLLAADCSPPVKDRNGAWSGVTPWPLVPINMSLTSDGKVQSFGSVGGWSNDTTPYDWGGNDSVTQGGQMEVDIWDPAQPRNLANLRAGILPNTTYADLFCSMQVQNPHDHSTMTVGGDDGLGGNSPNDGTLGVTSYTTNNGLQTKAPMNYPRWYPTGTTMPNGDIVVQGGSLRGGPGGAGVHTPEIYTPQSGSGWKTLDGARSPAAYGDGGSDHAGADENRWWYPRAFVAPGSGTLFNISGTQMFELNPAGNSGTGQLVLRGTLPTAIADQGANGNPVGATSTATMYRPGKILQVGGGWWGNGGGPDGARAGFTVDITGGTASPVVTATQPMKYQRHWATSTVLPDGDVLVTGGARENNGNGGYVTNAEIWDPDTGNWTEVAVPYEHARLYHSAALLLPDGRVMMGGGGTPGPRNYTDVEYYSPAYLFNGDQPAPRPVINTAPAKIGYNGGFTVTASGTVSRVTLVRNGSVTHGFNNDQNFQDLAFSQSGGTVTVTAPADGTYAPPGSYMLFVWDANGTPSVAKILQIDPAVKLTQLNPRVVDQFEYPRLPAEWRTANPPATVDVAPGNTRMSPWTVDSQVQLARGTVTGQGGLGLTGYQLGLGNAGNIRRTLTDLTPGTTYRVSLRYARDSRSTGTAAATAALTVGDLNATLTATTSLPSTGAYGTYVGTFTAATSTQTLTLKGSGTGAGLMADDLVVVGDDPPPPTSGIPVRYEFEEGQGATAANTGTNGGVGAAVLTGTAGWSANGVIGKAVNLPGGSTANAVDLPDNLLQGAANFSTGFWVRPDTKANWTGLFHIGDGLGSAGSYFQIQMQTQAGGSTGLAATFKAKTGPEERVYAGPVRDVTAGQWNHVAFTRQGPVGTLYLNGEAIATRTDLTIDMTAIGPTANNWLGRNGYPDAAFDGLIDDVRVYTSTLSSADVAAMYNEGVPVRYTFDEGTGTSAANTGTRPAIGAATLQGTTGWNTAGRTGGAVSLPGGAADSGNQIRLPDNVDAGLDEQFSVSFWARPDTLPSWVPLVQIGSSTDTFFLLQSATNGGTTGFGATFKAPGVAAQERLLLGSGRDLPLNQWTHVVFTMSGSTGRIYFNGVLQAIRTDFPINLGDVGVGGNTTANFIGGTSWGDARFDGLIDDFRLYGYELSAEHVTQLYSGRR; encoded by the coding sequence ATGAAAGTGCCCCGCTCCCGATTGTTCGCCGTGCTCCTCGCCCTGCTTCTGGCCGCCGGTTCGATGTCCCCGATGCCGGCCAGGGCCGCTGCCGTCGACGACGGCCGGCTCAACGTGCTGCTGTTCTACAAGCCCAACTTCCACGCCTCGAACGTGCAGGCCCGTCAGGCCGTCCGTGACCTGGCCAACCAGCTCGGCACCCAGTACGACCAGCCGGTCGAGATCCAGGAGACCGACGACCCGGCCGCGTTCACCACCTCCAACCTGGCCGCCCGCGACACCGTGGTCTTCGCGCAGACCGGTGGGGTGCTGTTCAACGCGGCGCAGCGGTCCGCGCTCGAGGCCTACATCCGCGGTGGCGGCGGATTCATGGGCCTGCACTACACCGGCTGGTCGGTCGGTGAGAGCGAGCACGACGTCAACCCGTTCTACGCCCGCCTGGTCGGCGCGGTCTCCGAGGGGCACCCGGAGAACCCCGGCGTCCGGCCCGGCCGCGCCGTGGTGCGCGACGCCTCCCACCCGCTCACCCAGGGCGTGCCGGCCACCATCACCCGCAGCGACGAGTGGTACGACTGGGTGGTCAACCCGGCCCCGAACGTGCGCACCCTGATCGAGGCCGACGAGGCGTCCTACGGCGGCGGCCACCAGGGCACCCTGCACCCGGTCACCTGGTGCCAGAAGATCGACTCCGGCCGGTCCTGGTACACCTCGATGGGCCACGAGGGCACCGCCTACTCCGAGGCCTACATGCTCGCCCAGATGAAGAACGGCCTCGCCTACGCGGCCGGGCTGCTCGCCGCGGACTGCTCGCCGCCGGTGAAGGACCGTAACGGTGCCTGGAGCGGTGTCACGCCGTGGCCGCTCGTGCCGATCAACATGTCGCTGACCTCGGACGGCAAGGTGCAGTCGTTCGGCAGCGTCGGCGGCTGGAGCAACGACACCACGCCGTACGACTGGGGCGGCAACGACTCGGTCACCCAGGGCGGCCAGATGGAGGTGGACATCTGGGATCCGGCCCAGCCCCGCAACCTGGCGAACCTGCGTGCCGGCATCCTCCCGAACACCACCTACGCCGACCTGTTCTGCTCCATGCAGGTGCAGAACCCGCACGACCACTCCACGATGACGGTCGGCGGCGACGACGGCCTCGGCGGCAACAGCCCCAACGACGGCACCCTCGGCGTCACCAGCTACACCACCAACAACGGGCTCCAGACCAAGGCGCCGATGAACTACCCCCGCTGGTACCCGACCGGCACCACCATGCCCAACGGCGACATCGTCGTGCAGGGCGGCAGCCTGCGCGGTGGGCCGGGCGGCGCCGGCGTGCACACCCCGGAGATCTACACCCCGCAGTCCGGCTCGGGCTGGAAGACCCTCGACGGAGCGAGAAGCCCGGCGGCGTACGGCGACGGCGGATCCGACCACGCCGGCGCCGACGAGAACCGCTGGTGGTACCCCCGGGCCTTCGTGGCCCCGGGCAGCGGAACCCTGTTCAACATCAGCGGCACCCAGATGTTCGAACTCAACCCGGCCGGCAACAGCGGCACCGGACAACTGGTGCTGCGCGGCACCCTGCCCACCGCCATCGCCGACCAGGGCGCCAACGGCAACCCGGTCGGCGCCACCTCCACCGCCACCATGTACCGCCCCGGCAAGATCCTCCAGGTCGGCGGCGGCTGGTGGGGCAACGGCGGCGGCCCGGACGGCGCCCGCGCCGGCTTCACCGTCGACATCACCGGCGGCACCGCCAGTCCCGTCGTCACGGCGACCCAACCTATGAAGTACCAGCGCCACTGGGCGACCTCGACGGTGCTGCCCGACGGCGACGTGCTCGTGACCGGCGGCGCCCGCGAGAACAACGGCAACGGCGGGTACGTCACCAACGCCGAGATCTGGGACCCGGACACCGGCAACTGGACCGAGGTCGCCGTGCCGTACGAGCACGCCCGCCTCTACCACTCCGCGGCCCTGCTGCTGCCCGACGGTCGCGTGATGATGGGCGGTGGCGGCACCCCCGGCCCGCGCAACTACACCGACGTGGAGTACTACTCCCCGGCGTACCTGTTCAACGGTGACCAGCCGGCCCCGCGCCCGGTGATCAACACCGCGCCCGCCAAGATCGGCTACAACGGCGGCTTCACCGTCACCGCCTCCGGCACCGTCTCCCGGGTCACCCTGGTGCGCAACGGCTCGGTGACGCACGGCTTCAACAACGACCAGAACTTCCAGGACCTGGCCTTCAGCCAGTCCGGTGGCACGGTCACCGTCACCGCGCCGGCCGACGGCACGTACGCGCCGCCCGGTTCCTACATGCTGTTCGTCTGGGACGCCAACGGCACCCCGTCGGTCGCGAAGATTCTCCAGATCGACCCCGCGGTGAAGCTGACCCAGCTCAACCCTCGGGTCGTCGACCAGTTCGAATACCCGCGCCTGCCCGCCGAATGGCGTACCGCCAACCCGCCCGCCACCGTCGACGTCGCCCCGGGCAACACCCGGATGTCACCGTGGACGGTCGACAGCCAGGTCCAGCTCGCCCGCGGCACCGTCACCGGTCAGGGCGGCCTCGGGCTCACCGGCTATCAGCTCGGCCTCGGCAACGCCGGCAACATCCGGCGCACCCTCACCGACCTGACACCGGGAACCACGTACCGGGTCTCGCTGCGCTACGCCCGCGACAGCAGATCGACCGGGACCGCGGCGGCGACGGCCGCACTGACCGTCGGCGACCTCAACGCCACCCTCACCGCCACGACGAGCCTGCCCTCGACCGGCGCCTACGGCACCTACGTGGGCACCTTCACGGCCGCGACCAGCACGCAGACGCTCACCCTGAAGGGTTCCGGAACCGGCGCCGGCCTCATGGCCGACGACCTGGTGGTCGTGGGCGACGACCCGCCGCCGCCGACCTCCGGCATCCCGGTCCGCTACGAGTTCGAGGAGGGCCAGGGCGCCACCGCCGCCAACACCGGCACCAACGGTGGCGTGGGAGCCGCCGTCCTGACCGGGACCGCCGGCTGGTCCGCCAACGGGGTCATCGGCAAGGCGGTCAACCTGCCCGGTGGCAGCACCGCCAACGCGGTGGACCTGCCGGACAACCTGCTCCAGGGCGCGGCGAACTTCTCGACCGGGTTCTGGGTGCGCCCGGACACGAAGGCCAACTGGACCGGCCTGTTCCACATCGGTGACGGGCTCGGCTCCGCCGGAAGCTACTTCCAGATCCAGATGCAGACCCAGGCGGGCGGGAGCACCGGGCTCGCGGCCACGTTCAAGGCGAAGACCGGCCCGGAGGAGCGGGTGTACGCCGGCCCGGTCCGGGACGTGACCGCCGGTCAGTGGAACCATGTGGCCTTCACCCGGCAGGGTCCGGTCGGGACGCTCTACCTCAACGGCGAGGCGATCGCGACCCGTACCGACCTGACGATCGACATGACCGCGATCGGCCCGACCGCCAACAACTGGCTGGGCCGCAACGGATACCCGGACGCCGCCTTCGACGGCTTGATCGATGATGTACGGGTGTACACGTCAACGTTGAGCAGTGCTGACGTGGCCGCCATGTACAACGAGGGCGTCCCGGTGCGCTACACCTTCGACGAGGGCACCGGCACCTCCGCCGCCAACACGGGCACCAGACCGGCGATCGGCGCGGCCACACTCCAGGGCACCACGGGCTGGAACACGGCCGGACGGACCGGTGGCGCGGTGTCGCTGCCGGGCGGCGCCGCGGACTCGGGCAACCAGATCCGGCTGCCCGACAACGTCGACGCCGGACTCGACGAGCAGTTCAGCGTGTCGTTCTGGGCCCGCCCGGACACGCTGCCGTCGTGGGTGCCGCTGGTGCAGATCGGCAGCAGCACGGACACGTTCTTCCTGTTGCAGTCGGCCACGAACGGCGGGACCACCGGATTCGGGGCCACGTTCAAGGCGCCGGGGGTGGCCGCACAGGAGCGGCTCCTGCTCGGTTCGGGACGGGACCTGCCGCTCAACCAGTGGACACACGTGGTGTTCACCATGAGCGGCTCCACCGGAAGGATCTACTTCAACGGCGTCCTCCAGGCGATCCGGACGGACTTCCCGATCAACCTCGGTGACGTCGGTGTGGGCGGCAACACCACGGCCAACTTCATCGGGGGTACGAGCTGGGGCGACGCCAGGTTCGACGGGCTGATCGACGACTTCCGGCTGTACGGCTACGAGCTCAGCGCCGAGCACGTGACACAGCTGTACTCCGGCCGCCGATGA
- a CDS encoding STAS domain-containing protein, whose amino-acid sequence MGAVPVIGENDGTRITVRAMAGASVVRIIGDLDLAVATRLRTDLESAIARCPWAIVDLRGIGAVDSIGLGVLLAARQSALRQGGDLLLAAAPPFFLSVLRAARIDAVFTTFDTVPQAVTRALAPRAAAGR is encoded by the coding sequence ATGGGGGCTGTTCCGGTCATCGGCGAAAACGACGGCACCCGGATCACGGTGCGTGCCATGGCCGGCGCATCGGTGGTCCGGATCATCGGGGACCTCGACCTCGCGGTGGCGACCCGACTGCGTACGGACCTGGAGTCCGCGATCGCCCGGTGCCCCTGGGCCATCGTGGACCTGCGCGGTATCGGGGCCGTCGACTCCATCGGGCTCGGTGTGCTGCTCGCCGCCCGTCAATCAGCGCTCCGCCAGGGCGGTGACCTGTTGCTGGCGGCCGCGCCACCGTTCTTCCTGTCGGTCCTGCGTGCCGCCCGGATCGACGCGGTCTTCACGACCTTCGACACCGTGCCCCAGGCGGTCACGCGGGCGCTGGCTCCGCGCGCCGCCGCCGGCCGCTGA
- a CDS encoding BON domain-containing protein produces the protein MWPLPSEDGHAFDRKARPATRPDVELTCRVIQRILDDPRLAGERITVEAQNGVVTLIGTATSPQARVTAADLARATPGVTDICNRLKPARVPATPGRPDPFDELVAQWGGVIERRPMRLRLLLAAAAATAVTTVLALVLLLPRYGGVTLAAVLPGLLITVTLIRAARRRSRTSR, from the coding sequence GTGTGGCCCTTACCGTCCGAGGACGGGCACGCCTTCGACCGGAAGGCCCGCCCGGCCACCCGTCCTGACGTGGAACTGACCTGCCGCGTCATCCAGCGCATCCTCGACGATCCCCGGCTCGCCGGTGAACGGATCACGGTCGAGGCGCAGAACGGCGTCGTCACCCTGATCGGCACGGCCACCTCCCCACAGGCCCGGGTGACGGCGGCCGACCTGGCCCGCGCCACACCGGGCGTCACCGACATCTGCAACCGGCTGAAACCGGCCCGCGTCCCGGCGACACCGGGACGGCCCGACCCGTTCGACGAACTCGTCGCCCAGTGGGGCGGCGTCATCGAGCGCCGGCCGATGAGGCTACGACTGCTGCTCGCGGCCGCTGCCGCGACAGCGGTCACCACCGTCTTGGCGCTGGTGCTGCTCCTGCCCCGGTACGGCGGCGTCACCCTGGCGGCCGTGCTGCCCGGCCTGCTGATCACCGTGACGCTGATCCGGGCCGCCCGGCGCCGGTCCCGCACCTCTCGCTGA
- a CDS encoding cellulase family glycosylhydrolase: MSRTRKVLSAAAMAVVAVGGSVAVALQASAAAGCKVDYTVTSQWQGGFGADVKITNLGDPITQWSLGFSFGAGQTVTQLWNGSFTQSGAAVTVRNASYNGSIATNGATSFGFNGAFTGTNPVPTAFTLNGTACTGGVTTPSSSPATSPSTSPSASPSASPSTSTSTGPITGNGTQLVADMGKGWNLGNQLEANSNGIPSETAWGNPVVTAALIDRVKAAGFKTIRIPVSYLGKIGAAPNYTVDSAWLNRIQEVVNLAHDRGLYVLINMHGDGYKTINGAWLICDSSSQTTIKEKYQKVWQQVATKFQSYSGRLIFESMNENFDGQYGNPTQPCYSNINAYNQIFVDTVRKTGGNNTSRWLLVPGWNTNIDYTAGSYGFTLPTDQYRSAAIPAAEQRIMISVHYYDPWDFTGTESGTITQWGPAATDAAKKSTWGQQDFMDAQLKKMYDAFVVKGYPVFVGEYGSIDKTAFDSTNNRYRADYARTLVATAKKYGAATAYWDNGHNGQYGFALFDRTSATVTQQSIIDAIIGA, encoded by the coding sequence ATGTCTCGAACACGAAAAGTGCTGTCCGCGGCCGCGATGGCCGTGGTCGCCGTCGGCGGTTCGGTCGCGGTGGCGCTGCAAGCGAGCGCCGCCGCCGGCTGCAAGGTCGACTACACGGTGACCAGCCAGTGGCAGGGCGGCTTCGGCGCCGACGTGAAGATCACCAACCTGGGCGACCCGATCACGCAATGGAGTCTCGGGTTCTCCTTCGGCGCGGGGCAGACCGTCACACAGCTGTGGAACGGGTCCTTCACCCAGTCCGGAGCCGCCGTGACGGTGCGCAACGCGTCCTACAACGGGAGCATCGCCACCAACGGCGCCACGTCGTTCGGCTTCAACGGCGCGTTCACCGGCACCAACCCGGTGCCCACCGCCTTCACCCTCAACGGCACGGCCTGCACGGGAGGCGTGACCACCCCGAGCAGTTCGCCGGCCACGTCGCCGTCCACCTCACCGTCGGCGTCCCCGTCCGCGTCGCCGTCCACCTCGACGTCCACCGGGCCGATCACCGGCAACGGCACGCAGCTCGTCGCGGACATGGGCAAGGGCTGGAACCTCGGCAACCAGCTGGAGGCCAACAGCAACGGGATCCCCAGCGAGACGGCCTGGGGCAACCCGGTCGTGACGGCGGCCCTCATCGACCGTGTGAAGGCGGCGGGGTTCAAGACGATCCGCATCCCGGTCTCCTACCTGGGCAAGATCGGGGCCGCGCCGAACTACACCGTCGACTCCGCCTGGTTGAACCGGATCCAGGAGGTCGTCAATCTTGCCCATGACCGTGGACTGTACGTATTGATCAATATGCACGGTGACGGCTACAAGACCATCAACGGCGCCTGGCTCATCTGCGACTCGTCCTCCCAGACGACGATCAAGGAGAAGTACCAGAAGGTCTGGCAGCAGGTGGCGACGAAGTTCCAGAGCTACAGCGGCCGCCTCATCTTCGAGTCGATGAACGAGAACTTCGACGGGCAGTACGGCAACCCGACCCAGCCGTGCTACTCCAACATCAACGCCTACAACCAGATCTTCGTGGACACCGTCCGCAAGACCGGCGGCAACAACACGTCGCGGTGGCTGCTGGTGCCGGGCTGGAACACCAACATCGACTACACCGCGGGCAGCTACGGCTTCACGCTGCCCACCGACCAGTACCGGTCGGCCGCCATCCCCGCCGCCGAGCAGCGCATCATGATCTCCGTGCACTACTACGACCCGTGGGACTTCACCGGCACCGAGAGCGGCACCATCACGCAGTGGGGCCCGGCGGCCACCGACGCGGCGAAGAAGTCGACGTGGGGCCAGCAGGACTTCATGGACGCGCAGCTGAAGAAGATGTACGACGCCTTCGTGGTGAAGGGCTACCCGGTGTTCGTCGGCGAGTACGGCTCGATCGACAAGACGGCGTTCGACTCGACGAACAACAGGTACCGGGCGGACTACGCGCGCACCCTGGTCGCCACCGCCAAGAAGTACGGCGCGGCGACCGCCTACTGGGACAACGGCCACAACGGCCAGTACGGGTTCGCGCTGTTCGACCGCACCTCCGCGACGGTGACCCAGCAGAGCATCATCGACGCCATCATCGGCGCCTGA
- a CDS encoding MarR family winged helix-turn-helix transcriptional regulator: protein MRDSEQLPAAVELFFQFKHAHHRLTTAVARRVEKATGVPAAQVSAVIHLGFLEPCPTRELGERLGLNSAGITGLVSRLEQRDLVRREPDPHDRRAVRLRLTDDGRDVAAQARPIIAECAERLTAGLSDAETAVVTRFLSDITQTFTEQAGQ from the coding sequence ATGCGAGATAGCGAACAGCTGCCCGCCGCCGTCGAACTGTTCTTCCAGTTCAAGCACGCCCACCATCGGCTCACCACGGCCGTGGCCCGCCGCGTCGAGAAGGCCACCGGCGTGCCGGCGGCCCAGGTCAGCGCCGTAATCCACCTCGGGTTCCTGGAGCCGTGCCCGACACGCGAGCTCGGCGAGCGGCTCGGCCTCAACAGCGCCGGTATCACCGGTCTGGTGTCGCGGCTGGAACAACGCGATCTGGTACGGCGTGAGCCCGATCCGCACGACCGGCGCGCCGTGCGGCTGCGGCTCACCGACGACGGCCGCGACGTCGCCGCCCAGGCCCGGCCAATCATCGCCGAGTGCGCCGAACGGCTCACCGCTGGCCTGTCCGACGCCGAAACCGCGGTCGTAACCCGGTTCCTGTCCGACATCACGCAGACGTTCACCGAGCAGGCCGGCCAGTGA
- a CDS encoding glycoside hydrolase family 26 protein, with protein sequence MTAVFAGGTAVVAPTAAVAAPASKCVTDANLVPSCGVLWGGAAGGFTSKPRDLEHKNWEKMSGRTATIFHTYHKGDEEFPTKAEIAMTQDPANPRVLLLNWKIAYGSSWAKVAKGEQDDRIDAFAKRIKAYDKDVFLVLNHEPENDVKPKKGSGWEAKDFKAMYRHTIQRLEAQGADNVVNVMAYMGNERWMAQSWWKDLYPGDDVVDWIGLDSYVSVEKGYYHYGTFGDLLDRKPKNGGPGFYEWATTKHQGKPIMVAEWGGYHRIGKKTDKSAVYNSVLPQLKKRPAIKAIVHFDTKADDQGNRDISINSTPASLAAFKKLAANPIFNVKLS encoded by the coding sequence TTGACCGCCGTATTCGCGGGTGGCACCGCTGTCGTGGCGCCGACTGCCGCTGTTGCGGCGCCGGCCAGCAAGTGTGTTACCGACGCCAACCTTGTCCCGTCCTGTGGCGTGTTGTGGGGTGGTGCGGCTGGTGGGTTCACCAGCAAGCCCCGCGACCTGGAGCACAAGAACTGGGAGAAGATGTCCGGGCGGACCGCGACGATCTTCCACACGTATCACAAGGGTGACGAGGAGTTCCCGACCAAGGCCGAGATCGCCATGACGCAGGATCCGGCGAACCCGCGGGTGCTGCTGCTGAACTGGAAGATCGCCTACGGCTCGTCGTGGGCGAAGGTCGCCAAGGGTGAGCAGGACGACCGGATCGACGCGTTCGCCAAGCGGATCAAGGCCTACGACAAGGACGTGTTCCTCGTGCTCAACCACGAGCCGGAGAACGACGTCAAGCCGAAGAAGGGCTCCGGCTGGGAGGCCAAGGACTTCAAGGCGATGTACCGGCACACCATCCAGCGGCTGGAGGCGCAGGGCGCCGACAACGTGGTGAACGTGATGGCGTACATGGGTAACGAGCGGTGGATGGCCCAGTCGTGGTGGAAGGACCTGTACCCGGGCGACGACGTCGTGGACTGGATCGGCCTGGACTCGTACGTGAGCGTGGAGAAGGGCTACTACCACTACGGCACGTTCGGTGATCTGCTGGACCGTAAGCCGAAGAACGGTGGCCCGGGTTTCTACGAGTGGGCGACGACCAAGCACCAGGGCAAGCCGATCATGGTCGCCGAGTGGGGCGGGTATCACCGGATCGGTAAGAAGACCGACAAGTCGGCGGTGTACAACAGTGTGCTGCCGCAGCTGAAGAAGCGTCCCGCGATCAAGGCGATCGTGCACTTCGACACGAAGGCCGATGACCAGGGCAACCGGGACATCAGCATCAACAGCACCCCGGCCAGCCTCGCCGCGTTCAAGAAGCTCGCCGCCAACCCGATCTTCAACGTCAAGCTGAGCTGA
- a CDS encoding PEP/pyruvate-binding domain-containing protein: MPAESRFVLDFADIDAGMLPEVGGKAANLGKLARAGLPVPPGVCVTTDAYRQAADAAPGLAGIIEELTATAPDDLPRLTELAGRAREVLLAAPLPAEVAAAVADGYRGMDAVAVRSSATAEDLPFASFAGQQDTYLNVVGETAVLDAVHRCWASLWTDRAVTYRAANGIDHGAVRLAVVIQRMVQSAVAGVLFTANPVTGRRREAVIDASPGLGESVVSGTVNPDHFVVDTATGRIRDCRLGDKKTSIRGVRGGGVEHVTTPGDTGRACLTDAQVRAVAVLGARVEASYDGPQDIEWAIDPEGTLWLTQARPITTLYPLPAARDGLRAYLCVTLAQGLIRPITPLGLATFRLFSSSVAELFGRPLADPVAGAAAGAQAGLRMFVDLTGVLRSPAGRMIVPRLFDVMEARAAVVMRSLFDRPEFALTRRSVLPFVARLADVAVRHRLPLHAVRALRNPQRVRRDLDALADRARRRLDLPAGTTAATRLDQAEQVLVHEGFTAVMPIAAPAALAGFGMLALAGRLVPDLAPGELQTVLRGLPNNVTTEMDLALWHLAGRIRGAGETLGADSGTLAGHYHAGTLPPVAQQGLADFLDRYGHRAVAEIDLGLPRWSEDPRHVLGVLLNYQRLDDPAAAPDAVFAAAAREAEETIATLTGRARGGLRRRAVRFALDRARALAGLREFPKYYFVVVLAAARRQYAAVGAELAAAGRIDTADDVFFLDLPEIRAALAGRDQHAVVAARRAEYDREMRRRQIPRVLLSDGTEPERELPRPAAPDGALAGTPASAGTVTGPARVILDPVGAHLEPGEILIAPSTDPGWTPLFLTAGGLVMEMGGANSHGAVVAREYGIPAVVGVPDATTLLHTGRQITVDGATGLITRAG, translated from the coding sequence GTGCCCGCGGAGTCCCGGTTCGTGCTCGACTTCGCCGACATCGACGCCGGCATGCTGCCCGAGGTCGGTGGCAAGGCGGCCAACCTGGGGAAACTCGCCCGTGCCGGGTTGCCGGTGCCGCCGGGCGTCTGCGTGACGACCGACGCCTATCGGCAGGCGGCCGATGCGGCGCCCGGCCTGGCCGGGATCATCGAGGAGCTGACCGCCACCGCCCCCGACGACCTGCCACGGCTGACCGAGTTGGCCGGCCGGGCCCGTGAGGTGCTGCTCGCGGCACCCCTGCCGGCCGAGGTCGCCGCGGCCGTCGCCGACGGGTACCGCGGCATGGACGCGGTCGCGGTGCGTTCCTCGGCCACCGCCGAGGACCTTCCGTTCGCCAGCTTCGCCGGCCAGCAGGACACCTACCTCAACGTCGTCGGCGAGACCGCGGTGCTCGACGCCGTACACCGTTGTTGGGCTTCGTTGTGGACCGACCGGGCCGTCACCTACCGCGCCGCGAACGGCATCGACCACGGTGCCGTCCGGCTCGCCGTGGTGATCCAGCGGATGGTCCAGTCGGCGGTCGCCGGCGTGCTGTTCACCGCCAACCCGGTCACCGGCCGCCGCCGGGAGGCGGTCATCGACGCCAGCCCGGGCCTGGGCGAATCGGTGGTGTCCGGCACGGTCAACCCCGACCACTTCGTGGTCGACACCGCCACCGGCAGGATCCGCGACTGCCGGCTCGGCGACAAGAAGACTTCGATCAGAGGGGTACGGGGAGGAGGCGTCGAGCATGTCACCACACCCGGCGACACCGGTCGCGCCTGCCTGACCGATGCACAGGTACGGGCGGTCGCGGTCCTCGGAGCCCGGGTCGAGGCGAGCTACGACGGCCCGCAGGACATCGAGTGGGCCATCGACCCGGAGGGCACGCTGTGGCTGACCCAGGCCCGGCCGATCACCACCCTCTACCCGCTGCCCGCCGCCCGGGACGGCCTGCGCGCCTACCTGTGCGTCACTCTCGCCCAGGGCCTGATCCGGCCGATCACCCCGCTCGGGCTGGCCACGTTCCGGCTGTTCAGCAGCAGTGTCGCGGAGCTGTTCGGCCGCCCGCTGGCCGACCCGGTCGCCGGTGCGGCCGCGGGCGCCCAGGCCGGCCTGCGCATGTTCGTCGACCTGACCGGCGTCCTGCGCAGCCCGGCCGGCCGGATGATCGTGCCACGGCTGTTCGACGTGATGGAGGCGCGCGCCGCCGTGGTGATGCGGTCCCTGTTCGACCGGCCCGAGTTCGCGCTCACCAGGCGTTCCGTGCTGCCGTTCGTCGCCCGGCTCGCGGACGTCGCCGTCCGGCACCGGCTGCCCCTGCACGCCGTACGCGCGCTGCGAAACCCGCAGCGGGTCCGCCGTGACCTCGACGCCCTGGCCGACCGCGCCCGCCGCCGCCTCGACCTGCCCGCCGGCACCACCGCCGCCACCCGGCTCGACCAGGCCGAACAGGTCCTCGTCCACGAGGGCTTCACCGCCGTCATGCCGATCGCCGCACCGGCCGCGCTCGCCGGGTTCGGCATGCTCGCGCTCGCCGGCCGACTGGTGCCCGACCTGGCGCCGGGCGAGTTGCAGACCGTGCTGCGCGGCCTGCCGAACAACGTCACCACCGAGATGGACCTGGCCCTGTGGCACCTGGCCGGCCGGATCCGCGGCGCCGGCGAGACCCTCGGCGCGGATTCCGGCACGCTGGCCGGCCACTACCACGCCGGCACGCTGCCGCCGGTCGCGCAGCAGGGCCTGGCCGACTTCCTCGACCGGTACGGCCACCGGGCGGTCGCCGAGATCGACCTCGGTCTGCCGCGCTGGTCCGAGGATCCCCGGCATGTGCTCGGTGTGCTTCTCAACTACCAGCGTCTCGACGATCCGGCCGCCGCCCCGGACGCGGTGTTCGCGGCCGCGGCCCGCGAGGCCGAGGAGACGATCGCGACCCTGACCGGCCGCGCCCGTGGCGGGCTGCGCCGCCGTGCCGTCCGGTTCGCGCTGGACCGGGCCCGGGCCCTGGCCGGGCTGCGGGAGTTCCCGAAGTACTACTTCGTCGTCGTGCTCGCCGCGGCACGCCGGCAGTACGCCGCGGTCGGCGCCGAACTGGCCGCCGCCGGCCGGATCGACACCGCCGACGACGTCTTCTTCCTCGACCTGCCGGAGATCCGCGCCGCGCTCGCCGGCCGCGACCAGCACGCCGTGGTCGCCGCCCGCCGCGCCGAATACGACCGGGAGATGCGCCGCCGGCAGATTCCGCGGGTGCTGCTGTCCGACGGCACCGAACCGGAACGCGAACTACCCCGCCCGGCCGCCCCGGACGGCGCGCTGGCTGGAACCCCGGCCTCGGCAGGTACGGTCACCGGCCCGGCCCGGGTGATCCTCGACCCGGTCGGCGCCCACCTCGAACCCGGCGAGATCCTGATCGCGCCGTCCACCGACCCCGGCTGGACGCCGCTGTTCCTCACGGCCGGTGGCCTGGTCATGGAGATGGGCGGCGCCAACTCGCACGGCGCCGTGGTGGCCCGCGAATACGGCATCCCGGCCGTCGTCGGCGTCCCCGACGCCACCACACTCCTGCACACCGGCCGGCAGATCACCGTCGACGGCGCCACCGGCCTGATCACCCGCGCCGGCTGA